A stretch of DNA from Diorhabda sublineata isolate icDioSubl1.1 unplaced genomic scaffold, icDioSubl1.1 Dsub_19, whole genome shotgun sequence:
gatttcgaaaatgttcaatcaaaacatagtgatcatcgacctcaatgggcttcattggatgtaaatcgacgatatcttaccatgttagatgcaaatgcactcaaatttatgatgtgtttggactcaaaatggaggaaatagatttctaaaatgttcaaacaaaacatagtgatcttcgacctcaataggcttcaatggatgtaaatcgacgatattttaccatgttagatgcaaattcactcaaagatatgatttggttggacttaaaatggcggacatagatttcgaaaatgttcaatcaaaatatagtgatcttcgatctcaatgggcttcaatagatgtaaatggacgatatcttagcaagttagatgaaaattcactcaaatatatgatttgtttggacttaaaatggcggaaatagatttcgaaaatgttcaatcaaaacatagtgatcatcgacctcaattggcttatatggatgtaaatcgacgatatcttaccatgttcgatgcaaattctctcaaatacatgatgtgtttggacttaaaatgtcggaaatatatttcgaaaatatcaatcaaaacagagtgaccatcgacctcaatcggcttcaatggacgtaaatcgacgatatcttaccatgttagatgcaaattcactcaaatatgtgatgtgtttggacttaaaatggcggaaatagatttcgaaaatattcaatcaaaacagagtgaccatcgacctcaatgggcatcaatggatgtaaatcgaagatatcttaccatgtcagatgcaaattcactcgaatgtatgatgtgtttggacttaaaatggcgtaaatagatttctaaaatgttcaaacaaaacatagtgatcatcgacctcaatgggcttcattcgatgtaaatctacgatatcttaccatgttagatgcaaattcactcaagtatatgatgtgtttggacttaaaatggcggaaatagatttcgaaaatattcaatcaaaacagagtgaccatcgacctcaatgggcatcaatggatgtaaatcgaagatatcttaccatgtcagatgcaaattcactcgaatgtatgatgtgtttggacttaaaatggcgtaaatagatttctaaaatgttcaaacaaaacatagtgatcatcgactccaatgggcttcattggatgtaaatcgacgatatcataccaagttagatgcaaattcactcaaatatataaggaattatgtgtttggactcaaaatgtcggaaatagatttctagaatgttcaaacaaaacatagtgatcatcgacctcaatgggcttcattcgatgtaaatctacgatatcttaccatgttagatgcaaattcactcaagtatatgatgtgtttggacttaaaatggcggaaatagatttcgaaaatgttcaatcaaaacatagtgatcatcgacctcaatgggcttcaatggatgtaaatcgacgatatcttagcaagttagatgcaaattcactcaaatatatgatttgtttggacttaaagtggcggaaatagatttcggaaatgttcaatcaaaacatggtgatcatcgacttcaattggcttaaatggatgtaaattgacgatatctcaccaagttagatgcaaattcactcgaatatataagaaatgatgtgtttggactcaaaatggcggaaatagatttctagaatgttcaaacaaaacatagtgatcatcgacctcaatgggcttcattcgatgtaaatctacgatatcttaccatgttagatgcaaattcactcaagtatatgatgtgtttggacttaaaatggcggaaatagatttcgaaaatgttcaatcaaaacatagtgatcatcgacctcaatgggctgcgatggatgtaaatcgacgatatcttaccaagttagatgcaaattcactcaaatatataagaaatgatgtgtttggactcaaaatgtcggaaataaattccgaaaatgttcaatcaaaacatagtgatcatcgacctcaatgggcttcattggatgtaaatcgacgatatcttactatgttagatgcaaatgcactcaaatttatgatgtgtttggactcaaaatggcggaaatagatttctaaaatgttcaaacaaaacatagtgatcatcgacttcaatgggcttcattggatgtaaatcgacgatatcttaccaagttagatgcaagttcactcaaatatatgaggaatgatgtgtttggactcaaaatggcggaaatagatttctagaatgttcaaacaaaacatagtgatcatcgacctcaatgggcttcattcgatgtaaatctacgatatcttaccatgttagatgcaaattcactcaagtatatgatgtgtttggacttaaaatggcggaaatagatttcgaaaatgttcaatcaaaacatagtgatcatcgacctcaatgggctgcgatggatgtaaatcgacgatatcttaccaagttagttgcaaattcactcaaatatataagaaatgatgtgtttggactcaaaatggcggaaatagatttctaaaatattcaatcaaaacagagtgaccatcgacctcaatcggcttcaatgaatgtaaatcgaccatatcttaccatgttagatgcaaattcactcaagtatatgatgtgtttggacttaaaatggcggaaatagatttcgaaaatgttcattcaaaacatagtgatcatcgacctcaatgggctgcgatggatgtaaatcgacgatatcttaccaagttggatgcaaattcactcaaatatataagaaatgatgtgtttggactcaaaatggcggaaatagatttctaaaatattcaatcaaaacagagagaccatcgacctcaatcggcttcaatgaatgtaaatcgacgatatcttagcaagttagatgcaaattcactcaaatatatgatttgtttggacttaaagtggcggaaatagatttcgaaaatgttcaatcaaaacatggtgatcatcgacctcaattggcttaaatggatgtaaattgacaatatctcaccaagttagatgcaaattcactcgaatatataagaaatgatgtgtttggactcaaaatgtcggaaatagatttcgaaaatgttcaatcaaaacatagtgatcatcgacctcaatgggcttcattggatgtaaatcgacgatatcttaccatgttagatgcaaatgcactcaaatttatgatgtgtttggacttaaattggcggaaatgaatttcgaaaatgttcaaacaaaacatagtgatcatcgacttcaatgggcttcattggatgtaaatcgacgatatcttaccaagttagatgcaagttcactcaaatatataaggaatgatgtgtttggactcaaaatggcggaaatagatttctagaatgttcaaacaaaacatagtgatcatcgacctcaatgggcttcattcgattattgggttttatagctaatttttgggtttttctagcaatttttgggtttttatggctgatttttgagtttttctagctaatgttttgattttctaactaattattgtgtttttattgctagtttctgggtttttctagcaacttttgggtttttatggctaattttcttgctaattattgagtttttatagctaatgttcaagttttctagctaatgtatgggtttttctagctagttttgggtttttctaacaatttattgatttttgtgactaatttctgagtttttctagctaatttttgagtttttccagctaatttccgagtttttccagctaatttttgagattctctagctaatttttggattttatggcaaatttttgggtttttatggctaatttttgggtttttatggctaatttttgggtttttctagctaatttttggaatttatggctaattgttgggtttttatggttaattcttgtgtttttatagctagtgTTTgggtttatatatatatatttatatatatatatatatatatatatatatatatatatatatttatatatatatatttatatatatatatatatatatatatatatatatatatatatatatatatatatatatatatatataaaactttctaacgtcgcttttgttttaaaaagtttcatatactaattcactgtcggctaaaggcaaaaaaaaaacccgaattataaatttcgggtttcgaaatttatttttaaaaaactttatttttgaatatttatatgaatacaattaatctcaagatcgaactaattataaacattaaatatcatcgaattgtttacaaacatcttatttatagtaaaatagtgctgatacatgtttacgttatttcatacaaaaatagaataaatgctgatacatgtttacgttattagatacaatggtattgttttaaaaatgtccttcaggaattcttcgcatgtaactcctccatccctaagaatgaaaaatgacggaggtatttttcatcctttgttgtctttcctcttctaattcgatgtcttctttcctcatttcttctattttctgttttcttacaaacttatatttatattttcgaattatccaaaatattatgaaaattatacaaattattattattacagtaaataGTCCTATCGATACATGACTTtgtggattataaatttcatgaattggttttatattcttagcgatgttattaatttcatacaatttattaaaatctatattagttaaattaggggatttataaatttgattattcaaaaatttaaagtttaatttcggtAGTATTATTGatttcccttttttaatttgtacattggttgagaaaatttcacttcctacttgaatattacaattttttggaatttttataagcgatggatacattattttaaaatagcgGTCTGATACATATTTAGAAATTACatcagtttcaaaatttggaatcactaaaagttcatcatttgttacttgttccaatattgtttcttgaagattaatttcactaattacacaatttttaccggaatgtccatttaaaagttcaacagtacagttatcttgtaatttgaaagtttctttacaataatattttccttctaattCGGGGCATTCTTCTTTGATGAAAGTAACTTCATTTTGACTTCTGGCCAAGTGAGGTTGCGGagggataaatattgtatgGTTTTGAATTACGGGGTATAAATGAAAGAATTCATAGATTTTAGGTTTTAGGATaggaacatgggtagcaaatattattttggatttggaaaaggttacttgtgaaccaagaaagagataatatgtcaaaatattattaaattttggtatttggtCTTTATTATAAATGGTACttagatattttatcatttccaaaatttcttggCTCGATATAACTGAGCTATGAATTGTAGttaatttagaaaacgttattgcattttcaatattatcaattagtgtaattaaactctgacaatccagattaatttgtgaaattgtactttgaaatgttataaaattatttaaagttattattttgttttcaattgaaatgtgaaatttctctatattatcaaaaagtttccgttgattatcccatagagtcgtaatcgatttgttataatgatcaattaattttttatgtagtgatatctgtaaattaacttcgtgaattatttgtttctgattttgttataggacatttatagcgttattatatctttcttcatcgtCCGAATCTAAggttccaaaaagccatttatctattttgcctacagcatttattaatcctcttttcaatcttaaatgtgggtaaatattttctgattttttatctaaagtgttaattaaaatttctgttctactcaatgattgttcagctaagttatggtatgaaataggatttgttgcgttcgcttgagataaattatttcttaggttataataatattgttttaaattattgatttgtttatgaatgaattctaaatctatatagtATATAAAAGTATGTTTACTATGTATAAGATTACTGGTTCCCAAAttgataggtaataataaattatttacgttcGAAACTGTTATGTCTTCTGTTTTGGTCATCTTGTAAAGTAATAGTAACGTTAATACTATTGTCAGCTTcattatctgtaacaattttttgttttagttttttggttttctaattatatttttatgatatgtccctttgtttgtttctaataatataccagaatcttttacaatttcagttttcttgaatttaggtagttttttgtctcgaaattttgtttttatgtaggctatgttttgattttcatagGATAGGGGAtcgtttctgttttcatttctcttattaattattttttctttaatgttagcatttctatctttaattttttcatataataatttggaggtttctttgtgattttgtatgtaattagatattattaagtGATCGTCTAAATCGAATGGATCAGGGTTATTTATATggcctttaataatttcaaatggtgtaaattgtgttactgaatgaattgaattattatatgctaatattgagtgttttatcaattgatcgggagtcaaatcattattattttcttttatgcacctaaaatgttcgattaaactggaatgaaaacgttcaacaggtgaattagaattgctatttttagacgtggtataatgtaactcaattttgtgtaatttgcaaaaatcttgtaggtcattatttttaaattctgaaccacaatcagctgttattttataaGGTAACCCATGATGAGTAACGTAATTTAATATGTTATCAACAACTGAAGTTCCATTCATACTTGACATTGAATATGCTTGACCGTAAGAGAAATAGATACATTTTCTCGTTATTGTTGAATATGAAAGATTTACTATCTTATTAACATTGacatatcaaatcaaatttaattgaagggtttatattatatttattcatttaacacatttcacaattattaataaagttttctacGTCTTCTGAACTCATAggtttgttttgattaattgatttatatctattttatttttttgcaccaACCGACCGCcggtaagataaaacatacaaagcggttggtcggttgccgttgttaaagtagtttttgtggcgtctttgaagttttgttaaaaacacttttttttttctttccaaattggtttgaaattttaaataaaatatgttcatttcctaaaataatatactatactatgtaaaaaaaaattgtcggataaaatatgaaatattgtgtaataGACAGACATAGTTGCGAATAGAGCGAAGTAGTTAGTTCGttcgaagaaaatataatcagtcaatcaatctattgttaataattataatttgctactactaccaccaccaccaccacccaccattcaatattatctaaaatgaaatataagcgggttccaatattgaaatttgatatttttcttatatttagtatgtcggaagattgttattgaaaaatactcataataatatattagttacgaacatatatagtagaaacgtgtcgcgtaagtcagggtagacatgtcaccgttcaaatgataattgcggtattatttcaattcgttttgatatttttaaatattggtcattattgtgaatagacacgtttctctttaccttcattgtattttaagaagaacttttatttaatttcgaaattatatctaaagtgcaaagcatcgacggaaataaattttcaaccatttttaagtggtaatttttttaataacaaacgttgttagcagtcattaaattatagtaaaacttcggcgaaagttcgaagtataccttagttagttctttgtcaatttttttcattacattcgattcgaaaatctcgaagaaaccaaggtttttgaggttggtttggtttatgaggttcgttttttaacttagttctattcgttcgttcagtcttccgtccgctttatttgaatgactcctcttgtaactcattacacgcggaaaattaaaagtcttttatactattaagtatataatatagagaggtgaaattttataaaacgaaatataaaactacattcaatattttttttttatatcagtttagtgtagtttatcgacgatataatAACACACAAGGTTGTTAGTAGTTATGGcggatacagaaaatcaaacttcggttgtaaccgcaacgtctgcgtctaattcaccgcaggtttcgtcgtctccaataaataaaaaggaaaaaaaagctaaaaatcctaggaccaaaccatctcatccaccgacttcggaaatggtaaacaatgtgatcaaaggtttaaaggaacgcggaggctcatctttacaagcaattaaaaagtatattgCTGCCAATTATAAAgttgatgcagaaaaagtagcgccattcatcaaaaaatatttgaaagcatctgTAGTATCGGGATCTTTGGTACAAACTAAAGGTAAAGGAGCTTCCGGATCATTCAAATTAGCTTCGGCAACTTCATCTGGTGGTACTTCGGCTAAAACGAATgctattgacaaaaagaaaaagaaaacagccgcttctactccaggcgta
This window harbors:
- the LOC130452123 gene encoding histone H1-like; protein product: SPQVSSSPINKKEKKAKNPRTKPSHPPTSEMVNNVIKGLKERGGSSLQAIKKYIAANYKVDAEKVAPFIKKYLKASVVSGSLVQTKGKGASGSFKLASATSSGGTSAKTNAIDKKKKKTAASTPGVTKSKKIVTAAKRNAIIAGGGGGGGVDKSKSIKKSNEGKKTTGVKVAKKSSAKGGVIAAAAASNTASAASSELKRKNPTKAKKSNKGSPTKKPKASKPKTSKAAASSSSPKARKAAAAAAAPKKKK